The Candidatus Binataceae bacterium genome includes the window GAGGCATCGCGCGATCCCATTGCACATGGCGGCCAGCTCCGCGCGATCGTGCGCGTAGTTCAGCAGGTACGCCGCGACGGCGATGTCATATGAAGCGTCGAGTCCGAGATTGCGCGCGTCGCCAACGCGATAGTCGATTCCGAGCCGCTGCTCGGCTTCACTCGCGCGCGCGAGGTTGATCATTTCCCGCGACAGATCGACGCCCGTGACTTGCGCGCCGCCGCGATGCCGCAGCATCCGGGTGTAGAATCCCTCGCCGCACGCGATATCGATGACCGAGAGACCTGAAAGATCGCCAATGTGTTTCAGCAGGATGAAGCCTTCGACGTGGGCGCGCCACGGCTGCAGCTTCGACATCTTGTATTGCTCTGCGATCGGATCGTAATTCGTCGTCATGGTGATTCGTCCCGATCGCACTTAATCAGTTGCGGAATCTATTCGCTATCAGCGGATGCATGGCGCGGGGGACTCTTGCTATGCTCGGGCGAGCTTCAACTGAGAAAACATTCGGGCTGAATCGATCCGCCCGGGGAGCAAATGCCATGGCAGATTTCTACGGCAAAGATACCTCTAAGCACCTGCGCGAACTGCGCCAGAACGCGCCCGACGCCTTCAAGGGCTTTCTCGAATTCGATCAGCAGGTTTTCAAGGACGGCGCGATCCCGAGCAAGACCAAGGAGCTGATGGCGATCACGGCCGCACACGTCACGCAGTGCCCGTGGTGTATCGAGGCTCACGTCTCGCGCGCCAAGGAAAAAGGATGCACCGACCAGGAGATCGCTGAGGCGGTATGGGTTGCCGCTGCGATGCGCGCGGGCGCGGCCTTCAGCCACGGCGCGATCGCGATGGCGGTGGCGGCAGAACATAAGCACTAGAAACGCTTTCACCTGTCGGGCACGATATTAGAGATGACTCAGGCAAGCGTGGCTCGTAAGACCCGGCAGGTCGATATCGGCGGAACCATGGTCGGCGGCGGCGCACCCGTCGTTGTGCAGTCGATGTGCGCGACGCGCACTATCGATATCGATCAGACGGTAGCGCAGGCGCATCAGCTCGCCCGCGCCGGCGCGGGGATCGTTCGAATCGCGGTCGACAGCGAAAAAGAGATTCCGGCGTTGGCCGAGATCCGCAAACAGACCAAGGGCGTCGTGCTCTCGGTCGATTTGCAGGAGAACTACAAGATCGCCGACCGCGTCGCGCCGCACGTCGACAAGATCCGCTACAACCCGGGCCATCTGCATCATATCGAGAAGGCCAAGACCATCGAGCAGAAGGTGAAGTGGCTCGCCGGCGTGGCGCGCGACAACAACCTCGCGATCCGCATCGGTGTCAATTGCGGCTCGGTCGCGCCCGCTTTTCTCGACAAGTATCCCGGCGACCAGTTGAGCGCGATCGTCGAGTCCGCCGCGTATCACTGCGACTTGATGGACGAGTACGGCTTCACGCGCTTCGTCGTGTCGCTCAAGGATTCCGATCCCAACAAGGTTATTGAGGCCAACCGCCGTTTCGCCGAGCGCCGTCCCGACGTGCCGATTCATCTCGGAGTTACCGAGGCGGGACTCCCGCCCGACGGTATCACCAAGACCCGCGTCGCGTTCGAGAAGCTGCTTGCGCAGAGTATCGGCGAGACGATCCGCGTCTCGCTGACGCTGCCCAACGAGCGCAAGCACGAGGAAGTAATCGTCGGCCACAAGATCATCGAAGATGTGAAGCAGGGCCGCTTCATCTCGGTGCCGGATCTCCCGGGCCTCAACATCATTTCGTGCCCGTCGTGCTCGCGCGTCGAGAACGAGAAGTTCGTCGAGCTCGCGCAGCAGGTGAAGGAACTCACCGAGTACGCGCGCCGCTACAAGATTACGATCGCGGTCATGGGCTGCCGCGTGAACGGCCCGGGCGAGACCGACGACGCCGACCTCGGCCTATGGTGCGGGCCGACGACGGTGAACCTCAAAAAGAAGGATCGCAAGATCGGATTCTTCGGCTACGATGAGGTTCTGCCCAAGCTCCGCACCGAACTTGACAAACTGATAGCGCAACGCCAGGCCGATAGCGC containing:
- a CDS encoding carboxymuconolactone decarboxylase family protein, translating into MADFYGKDTSKHLRELRQNAPDAFKGFLEFDQQVFKDGAIPSKTKELMAITAAHVTQCPWCIEAHVSRAKEKGCTDQEIAEAVWVAAAMRAGAAFSHGAIAMAVAAEHKH
- the ispG gene encoding (E)-4-hydroxy-3-methylbut-2-enyl-diphosphate synthase gives rise to the protein MARKTRQVDIGGTMVGGGAPVVVQSMCATRTIDIDQTVAQAHQLARAGAGIVRIAVDSEKEIPALAEIRKQTKGVVLSVDLQENYKIADRVAPHVDKIRYNPGHLHHIEKAKTIEQKVKWLAGVARDNNLAIRIGVNCGSVAPAFLDKYPGDQLSAIVESAAYHCDLMDEYGFTRFVVSLKDSDPNKVIEANRRFAERRPDVPIHLGVTEAGLPPDGITKTRVAFEKLLAQSIGETIRVSLTLPNERKHEEVIVGHKIIEDVKQGRFISVPDLPGLNIISCPSCSRVENEKFVELAQQVKELTEYARRYKITIAVMGCRVNGPGETDDADLGLWCGPTTVNLKKKDRKIGFFGYDEVLPKLRTELDKLIAQRQADSAAAN
- a CDS encoding methyltransferase domain-containing protein, which codes for MTTNYDPIAEQYKMSKLQPWRAHVEGFILLKHIGDLSGLSVIDIACGEGFYTRMLRHRGGAQVTGVDLSREMINLARASEAEQRLGIDYRVGDARNLGLDASYDIAVAAYLLNYAHDRAELAAMCNGIARCLKPGGRFVTVNCNPENYFPTAPSYRKYGFETTPVGEWREGTPITWHFFLEDGREFEIENYYLSIQTHEELLRAAGFRDIRWHRAELSPEGEKSYGREFWQDMIDRPPLICIEALL